A genome region from Rhinoraja longicauda isolate Sanriku21f chromosome 43, sRhiLon1.1, whole genome shotgun sequence includes the following:
- the LOC144612150 gene encoding uncharacterized protein LOC144612150 translates to MAAADLMVLIIDVIIRTIVEMYFPLSFFTITPVCSINWALAFAATTISVWFTVGFTFDRFVAICCQKLKTKYCTERTASVVIRTVIALSCLINVPWYFTFESAYISDNKPRGCALKQSFLTSPSWTAFEFLCIAVTPCLPFVLLLLVNSLTARYILVSGRVRRLLRGRNSGENGKDPEMENRRKSIVLLFSISGSSIALWTTVVVYVVSERALGAEYFADSDLLKISFMFQLLSTCTNTCIYVLTQRKFREELKNVVKYPVNFIVKLIISMKH, encoded by the coding sequence atGGCAGCAGCCGACCTCATGGTCCTCATCATTGATGTCATAATAAGGACCATTGTTGAGATGTATTTCCCGCTGTCGTTCTTCACCATCACCCCCGTGTGCTCCATCAACTGGGCCCTGGCCTTCGCAGCCACAACaatctctgtctggttcaccgtgggTTTCACGtttgatcggtttgtggccatttgttgtcagaagctgaaaacaaaatattgcaccgagcgAACGGCGAGTGTTGTTATCCGAACCGTAATCGCTTTGAGCTGTTTAATAAACGTACCGTGGTATTTTACATTCGAATCAGCATATATCAGCGACAATAAACCCAGAGGGTGCGCCTTGAAACAGTCTTTCTTAACCTCACCTTCATGGACTGCGTTTGAGTTCTTGTGCATTGCGGTAACTCCTTGTCTCCCGTTCGTTTTGCTTTTGTTGGTCAATTCACTGACCGCCAGATACATTTTAGTCTCTGGTAGAGTCCGCAGATTGCTCCGGGGCCGCAACAGTGGAGAGAATGGCaaagacccggagatggagaaccggaggaagtccatcgttttactcttcaGCATATCAGGGAGTTCCATCGCGTTGTGGACCACAGTGGTTGTTTATGTTGTGTCTGAGCGCGCTTTGGGCGCTGAGTACTTCGCAGACAGTGATCTTCTGAAAATTTCGTTTATGTTCCAGCTTCtgagtacctgcaccaacacgtgtatttatGTCCTGACCCAGAGAAAGTTCCGAGAGGAGCTGAAGAACGTGGTTAAATACCCCGTGAATTTCATTGTGAAATTAATCATATCAATGAAACATTAG